The DNA region TTCTTGTGTGCCATGGGATGAGCTCCGAAATCTGAGTGGCTTGGATGCGGTCGCGGATCGGTCCCTCAGGGGACCGTACGCGCCCAGCGTCTGGCGTGCGTCAGGCCGAAATGCCGGTGATGCGCACGACCGTGTGGTCCTGGCGATGGCCGCGCTTGCGGCGGGAGTTCTGCCGGCGGCGCTTCTTGAAGGCGATGACCTTCTTGTCGCGGCCGTGGCGCACGATCTCGCCCGTGACGCTGATGCCCGACAGGGTCGGGGCGCCGACCTGGGTCGCGCCCGCGCCGTCGGCGAACAGGAGGACCTCGCCGAAGGTCACGGCCTCGCCGGCCTCGCCCGCCAGGGAGGCGATGGTGATGGTGTCGTTGGCGGCGACGCGGTACTGCTTACCGCCCGTCTTGATGACTGCGAACATCGTTCTCTCGTGTTCTCGAACGGCCTCCGGGGCGGCTGCCCCTGGACCGGCTTCTTGTTTGAAGTCATTGCGCGGGCGTTCGGCCCGGACAACGCGAAACGCGCGGACCCCAGCTGAGGCCGCGCGCCATGCGGGGTCAGTACGAGCGCGACGCCGCCGTGTCAATCCGCGGCGGCCTGCCGGGCGGTCTCAGCGGATCGGCGCGCCGGTCGCCAGGATGCCCTTCGCGACGCTGCCCTCCGGGCCGAAGGCGGCGAGCGCCTGCGCGCACCAAGTCTCGCGGCCGTCGGCGGCGAGCTGCTGGCGCACCTGCGTGGCGCGGGTCCGCAGCTTCTCCTCCAGCATCGCCTCCTGCCCGGCATTGACCCGGGCCGCGAGGCGGAGCGTCGTCAGCTGCCCGGCCCGGACCTGCACGCCCGGGCAGGCCTGCTCGGCGATGATGGTCGTCGCCGCCGCCGACGCGTAGTTGTCGAGGGGCGAGGCCGGCGCGGCCGGCACCTGGGCGGCGGCCGTCCCCGCGAGACTCAGCGTCAGGGCAAGAGTGGGGACACCGACACGCCGCACGGCTCTGACCTCCAGAAAGCATCGATCGGC from Methylobacterium sp. NMS14P includes:
- the rplU gene encoding 50S ribosomal protein L21; translated protein: MFAVIKTGGKQYRVAANDTITIASLAGEAGEAVTFGEVLLFADGAGATQVGAPTLSGISVTGEIVRHGRDKKVIAFKKRRRQNSRRKRGHRQDHTVVRITGISA